The Helianthus annuus cultivar XRQ/B chromosome 16, HanXRQr2.0-SUNRISE, whole genome shotgun sequence genome includes a window with the following:
- the LOC110916119 gene encoding nucleoprotein TPR — protein sequence MSTCSSSSSSCFLDDDELLQFEARCKELRIEKDMLKQSSSELIRSLKSHARTLSETRSNDKKRIQDLEKELSNCSQEIDYLQDQLTTRDTEIIHLTDYIQNLELEVKAKDDLDRIVRNLEHELKACKSENSALMKKLEDKEHELRNSTLYIEKLEESISDIALDFQCDIESMKLDLMAMEHGFLEAKKLQDEAVQEHRRMQELTKNYKIAIQNVTQLVEENKELREKLNAFETDADSETKMKKSSEYEAQIHEYELLVNQLKEQLKDEKFKANEEAEELAQEMAELRYQLTGLLEEEYKKRVCIEERALQRITELETQIEKERRKTLADVRGLPNA from the exons ATGTCTACTTGTTCTAGTAGTAGCAGCAGTTGCTTTTTGGATGATGATGAGTTACTACAGTTTGAGGCAAGATGTAAAGAG TTAAGGATAGAAAAAGACATGCTGAAACAATCAAGCTCCGAACTCATTCGG AGTTTAAAATCCCACGCTCGAACATTATCCGAAACGCGATCTAATGACAAGAAGCGTATCCAAGATTTGGAAAAAGAATTGAGTAACTGTTCTCAAGAAATAG ATTACTTGCAGGATCAGTTGACCACACGGGACACAGAGATAATTCATTTGACCGATTATATCCAAAATCTAGAGTTGGAGGTCAAAGCAAAAGACGATTTGGACAGAATTGTGAGAAACTTAGAGCATGAACTGAAGGCATGTAAGTCGGAGAATTCGGCTTTAATGAAGAAACTAGAGGACAAAGAACATGAGTTGCGTAATTCAACGTTATATATAGAAAAATTAGAGGAGTCGATATCTGATATCGCGCTAGATTTCCAATGTGATATAGAAAGCATGAAACTTGATTTGATGGCCATGGAGCATGGCTTTCTCGAAGCTAAAAAACTTCAAGATGAAGCCGTTCAAGAACATCGTCGGATGCAAGAACTTACTAAGAACTACAAGATTGCAATACAAAATGTTACACAATTAGTTGAGGAAAATAAAGAATTGAGGGAGAAGCTTAATGCCTTTGAAACCGATGCGGATTCGGAAACAAAAATGAAGAAATCAAGTGAATATGAAGCTCAAATACATGAATATGAACTTCTTGTGAACCAGCTGAAG GAACAACTAAAAGACGAAAAGTTTAAGGCAAATGAAGAAGCCGAAGAGTTAGCTCAGGAAATGGCGGAGTTAAGATATCAGTTAACGGGATTGCTTGAAGAAGAATACAAAAAACGTGTGTGTATAGAAGAAAGAGCTTTACAAAGAATAACCGAGTTGGAAACTCAG ATTGAAAAAGAAAGAAGGAAAACTCTCGCTGATGTTCGAGGTCTTCCAAATGCTTAG